From the Hymenobacter yonginensis genome, one window contains:
- a CDS encoding toxin-antitoxin system YwqK family antitoxin, giving the protein MKTLSTLFSVIVLFGCDNVESSIKELAETTQQNNSEDGGERDADLEAYSESADMGGVEQQEEDLPTRHLEEYYGDGPTVKRRYSLVNNKLHGVVYDYYRDGITELKSQYEHGARVGEWTRYDVYGDVSQIQEYYQDVLRTETNYKNGVVEEIVKMDENENTIEYFTNGNDPYTGSSDNGLLSGEVRYTILDHHSAREHDGIDGISNVKSLSREAVSKLHDLVEEFHQTNPDLPKVRFVRFKYTDAVARKVMIGKELIVGANNISHITYISDSNEIIGNQDL; this is encoded by the coding sequence ATGAAGACATTAAGTACCCTATTTTCTGTTATAGTTCTCTTTGGATGTGACAATGTTGAGTCATCTATTAAGGAGCTAGCGGAAACCACTCAACAGAACAACAGCGAAGATGGTGGGGAGCGAGATGCTGATCTCGAAGCGTACTCGGAAAGTGCTGATATGGGAGGAGTAGAGCAGCAAGAAGAGGATCTGCCCACTCGTCACCTAGAAGAGTATTACGGTGATGGACCAACTGTGAAAAGACGTTACTCATTGGTGAATAATAAACTACATGGAGTTGTCTATGACTACTATAGAGATGGAATAACGGAGCTTAAAAGTCAATACGAACATGGAGCACGAGTAGGGGAATGGACACGATATGATGTTTATGGTGATGTCTCACAAATACAGGAATACTACCAAGATGTGTTACGTACGGAAACAAATTATAAGAATGGTGTGGTGGAGGAGATTGTAAAGATGGATGAGAATGAGAATACAATAGAATACTTTACAAATGGCAATGACCCATATACAGGTAGTAGCGATAATGGATTGTTATCAGGTGAAGTTCGGTACACTATACTCGATCATCATAGTGCTAGGGAACATGATGGAATTGATGGAATAAGTAATGTCAAGTCATTATCAAGAGAAGCAGTAAGTAAGTTGCATGACTTAGTAGAAGAGTTTCATCAAACCAATCCTGATTTGCCGAAAGTACGCTTTGTTAGGTTCAAGTATACAGATGCAGTAGCCCGTAAAGTGATGATTGGTAAGGAGCTTATAGTTGGAGCAAACAATATTAGCCACATAACTTACATATCTGATTCGAATGAAATAATAGGAAATCAAGACCTGTAA
- a CDS encoding helix-turn-helix domain-containing protein — translation MKNPAGVKLFGAHLRSLRVTKGWSQQMLADVANVEKSTIKRIETAAFSPTLDVLISLCRALELEMGDFMSCADITQVDSSI, via the coding sequence GTGAAGAATCCAGCAGGCGTTAAACTTTTCGGGGCTCACCTACGCTCCTTGCGGGTGACTAAAGGATGGAGCCAGCAAATGTTAGCTGATGTCGCTAACGTGGAGAAATCCACCATCAAGCGCATCGAAACCGCAGCGTTCAGTCCTACGCTAGATGTACTGATTTCCTTGTGTCGGGCACTTGAGCTGGAAATGGGCGACTTTATGAGTTGCGCTGATATCACACAAGTGGATTCTAGCATATGA